The stretch of DNA GATGGCGGTTGCTTGCGGCAACACTGTAGTTCTAAAGCCCTCGGAAAAATCGCCTTTAATTGGCATCAAAATCGGCGAACTATTTGAGAAAGCAGGTTTTCCTGCGGGCGTAGTCCAGGTGATTACAGGTGACAGAAGCACAGGTGAGCAGCTCACCAGATGCGATCTGGCGCGCATCATTTTTACAGGCTCGGCTGCTGCAGGCACAAAAATCATGGAGCAAGCAGCACCGAATCTGACACCACTCAGCCTCGAACTGGGAGGGAAAGATGCCGCGATAGTTCTGCCGGATGCCCCAATTGACTGGACGGCGCGGGGCTTGGTCTGGGGGGCTTTCACAAACGCCGGTCAAGCGTGCGCTTCAATCGAGCGCGTTTACATCATCAAAAGCAAAAACACACAAAAACTAATCGACAAGATTGTGCATTATGCATCGGCACTGCAATTGGGAGCGCCCAGCGAGAAGACCACCGATGTCGGTCCGGTAATCGACGAAATGCAACTTTCGGTTATAGATGCGCAGGTAAATCAAGCACGAGAAATGGGTGCGGAAATTCTTACCGGCGGCAATCGCAAAGATGAGCTGGGAGGATTTTTCTACCCCCCAACCGTCGTCACCAATGTCAACCACACCATGGACATAATGACCAAAGAGACCTTCGGTCCGGTAATGCCAATCATGGTAGTCGAAACGGAAGATGAAGCCGTAGCGCGAGCCAATGACAGCGAGTACGGACTGTGTGCCTCGGTTTGGGCAGGCGGGCTGAGCAGAGCTGAGGCAGTAGCACGAGACTTGCAGGTCGGAACGGTTATCATCAATGACTGCCTGGTATCGCATGCGATGCCACAAGTTCCCTGGGGCGGCTTAAAAAAGAGCGGCTTCGGGCGCAGTCACTCACACTTCGGTTTGATGGACCTGGTCAACATCAAACACATAAGCATCGATTCGTCAGGCGGTGCGCAAAGAGTCTGGTGGTACCCTTACGGACCATCTCGAGTGAAGACAGCCCGCGGCGGGCTGAAGTTTTTACACGGCACCTTCCCGCTCGGGAAGCTCAAAGGTCTTTCAATCTTCGTCTGGAATATGTTCCGCAAAGCGAAATAGTCTCAAGCAATCGCACCTGAGAGCCCCGCATCAGAGCTCAATTTCATCGCATTCAAAATCTTAGCCAGCAACTCGATTGCTTCCGTACATTCATCGAGAGTGTTGAATGAGCTTGCCGACAGCCGTATCGACGCCTTTGCCTGCTGGTCCGACAATCCCACCGCTTTCAAAACCGACGACGGCTCGATAATTCCCTTATGACAGGCGGAACCGCTTGAAATACAAAGTCCTTTCAAGTCAGCCCGCATCACAATAGCCTCGCCTTCGAGACCGGGTAAAACAAAGCTTACATGACCCGGCAACCGCTGAGTCAAAAGAGAAGCACCAGTGAAAATCAATCCATCGACTTGAGACAAATGCTGCTTGAAAAGTTTCGAAATAGCGAGCAATTTTTCACGATTCTGATTCATCTCGCGACCAGCCAACTCTGCGGCTTTTCCGATAGCCACTATGTTTGACAGGCCTTCTGTACCAGGCACCACGCCCATCTCCTGGCCACCGCCAAAAACAATCGGCATTATGTTCTGCAGCTTCCGCACATACAGAATTCCTACACCCTTAGGCGCATGAAACTTGTGTCCAGACAAGGAAAGAGAACTGATCGGAAGCGATTTGAGATCGATTGGAATTTTCCCTGCCGCTTGCACAGCGTCTGTGTGAAAAAAGATATTGCGCTCACTGGCAAATCTTGCAAAAGATGCAATGTCTTGAACAGTGCCTATTTCATTGTTTGCCCACATTATCGAAATGATGCTGGTTTCACTCGTCGTCTGCGCCTCGAGGTCTTTCAGCGACACAAATCCTTCTCGATTGACAGGCAGATAAGTAACCTTCCAGCCCTGACTTTCCAGATACTGACATGGTCCAGCTACCGACGGATGCTCGATGCGCGTCGTAATCAGATGCCGTCCCTTATCATTCGCTTGAGCGAAGCGGGCTCGACCCAGCAACGCGCAATTGTTGCTTAAGGTGCCGCAAGAACTGAAGTATATTTCATCGGCATCACAGTTGAGCAGCGCAGCGACATGTTCTCGCGCCTGGGTCACGGCGTCTTTGGCATCCCTGCCAAGTGCGTGAATAGACGACGGATTTCCCCACGAACGCGACATGTAAGGAAGCATCGCATCGATTACTTCCGGTCGCACTTGAGTGGTGGCGCTGTTGTCCAGGTAAATCATATTTGTGTACCGGTCAGAAGCTAGCATCCTAACACGACACTGATTTCAGTGCTATTTTAGGTTGCGTAACGTTCTAGAGCCGCATTTGAGTATCATTCTCTTTCGAGTTTCAGCCCTGATCATTGCGCTGGCAATTGTCACCGTAATCAATCTCTGCCTTGGAGACGTGTGCATCACGCCCGAGCAAGCCCTGCACGCAATAACCGACTCAAAGCTGAATGATCCCACCCTGCACGAGATTCTGTGGCAAATAAGGATGCCTCGAATTTGCGTAGCGATGATTGTGGGAGCGGCTCTGGCAGTGTCGGGTTACATATTGCAGGCGTTATCG from Candidatus Melainabacteria bacterium encodes:
- a CDS encoding aldehyde dehydrogenase family protein, with protein sequence MVVSKTATIQSINPATREVIGEVPILAGHEVKDAVDRAWKAYETWQLVPYHKRVKKIFEFRRLLEAGADEIAQLITTEVGKPIVESLLAEMTGPLDTCVWLAENIETMLKDQVVQMTNPLLATKQSVVTFEPLGVIGIIAPWNYPFSIPVMTILMAVACGNTVVLKPSEKSPLIGIKIGELFEKAGFPAGVVQVITGDRSTGEQLTRCDLARIIFTGSAAAGTKIMEQAAPNLTPLSLELGGKDAAIVLPDAPIDWTARGLVWGAFTNAGQACASIERVYIIKSKNTQKLIDKIVHYASALQLGAPSEKTTDVGPVIDEMQLSVIDAQVNQAREMGAEILTGGNRKDELGGFFYPPTVVTNVNHTMDIMTKETFGPVMPIMVVETEDEAVARANDSEYGLCASVWAGGLSRAEAVARDLQVGTVIINDCLVSHAMPQVPWGGLKKSGFGRSHSHFGLMDLVNIKHISIDSSGGAQRVWWYPYGPSRVKTARGGLKFLHGTFPLGKLKGLSIFVWNMFRKAK
- a CDS encoding cysteine desulfurase, with product MLASDRYTNMIYLDNSATTQVRPEVIDAMLPYMSRSWGNPSSIHALGRDAKDAVTQAREHVAALLNCDADEIYFSSCGTLSNNCALLGRARFAQANDKGRHLITTRIEHPSVAGPCQYLESQGWKVTYLPVNREGFVSLKDLEAQTTSETSIISIMWANNEIGTVQDIASFARFASERNIFFHTDAVQAAGKIPIDLKSLPISSLSLSGHKFHAPKGVGILYVRKLQNIMPIVFGGGQEMGVVPGTEGLSNIVAIGKAAELAGREMNQNREKLLAISKLFKQHLSQVDGLIFTGASLLTQRLPGHVSFVLPGLEGEAIVMRADLKGLCISSGSACHKGIIEPSSVLKAVGLSDQQAKASIRLSASSFNTLDECTEAIELLAKILNAMKLSSDAGLSGAIA